From a region of the Marinomonas mediterranea MMB-1 genome:
- a CDS encoding LysR family transcriptional regulator, whose protein sequence is MSNFHRKRSLPPLSALPAFEAAARHQSFTKAAEELHVTHGAVSRAVLLIEERLGIKLFTRRNRRVFLTTEGQRLFKTTERILDELNQTTEDMQRHQSHSPFLVVSCEPSLAMRWLMPRLGEFHALHPELNVELRMAGGPIDLIASGCDLAIRRNDFGIPDDYQVTDLFEETSGPVCTSLYWSSIDSNLDKATLLRSRTRPNAWEEWRNATKSVTVPVQKIKQHTEQHPEQQPPEKLPKQPEKPPKKQSKKQASPKQASQYFDHFFYALQATQSHLGMTIGSQPIIADDLTSNRLIAPFGLNETGYHYVMLGLNSLTTDPRIDAFQQWLFTHLKQN, encoded by the coding sequence GTGAGTAATTTTCACAGAAAGCGCTCATTGCCGCCATTAAGTGCCCTGCCAGCATTCGAAGCGGCGGCTCGCCATCAGAGCTTTACAAAAGCAGCGGAAGAATTGCACGTTACCCATGGCGCGGTTAGTCGTGCCGTATTGCTCATCGAAGAACGCCTAGGAATCAAGCTCTTTACTAGACGAAATCGTCGGGTATTTTTAACTACGGAAGGGCAGCGGCTGTTTAAAACCACCGAGCGCATTTTAGATGAGCTGAATCAAACGACAGAAGACATGCAGCGACACCAAAGTCACTCACCCTTTTTGGTGGTTTCCTGCGAGCCGAGTTTAGCCATGCGTTGGCTCATGCCAAGGCTTGGAGAGTTCCACGCCTTGCACCCTGAATTAAATGTAGAGCTGAGAATGGCTGGCGGTCCAATCGATTTAATTGCCAGCGGATGTGACCTCGCCATACGCCGCAATGATTTCGGTATTCCCGACGATTACCAAGTGACCGACTTATTCGAAGAAACGTCTGGCCCAGTTTGCACTTCCCTCTACTGGAGCAGTATCGATAGTAACCTTGATAAGGCCACATTACTTCGTAGCCGAACACGTCCCAATGCTTGGGAAGAGTGGCGCAATGCTACAAAGTCGGTGACTGTGCCAGTACAAAAAATCAAACAACATACCGAACAACATCCCGAACAACAGCCACCAGAAAAATTGCCAAAACAGCCCGAGAAACCGCCCAAAAAACAGTCAAAAAAACAAGCTTCGCCAAAACAAGCGTCACAATACTTCGACCATTTTTTCTATGCGCTACAAGCCACGCAAAGTCATTTGGGGATGACCATTGGCTCTCAGCCAATCATTGCCGACGATCTCACCTCAAATCGGTTAATTGCGCCGTTTGGACTTAACGAGACGGGGTATCACTACGTCATGCTAGGTCTTAATTCACTGACGACTGATCCGAGAATTGACGCTTTTCAGCAATGGTTGTTCACGCATTTAAAGCAAAATTAA
- a CDS encoding LysE family translocator: MFNLSIELFSVVVITLLAVISPGPDFVLITKLAISNGRRAGIICSLGIGAGISVHLLYTLVGVGMLLSEQVWLLNTMKILGAGYLLWLGGSALWPDLRKIMKWCRSHLGERNSDERSSINPVISNASQPLELKTQKGLKASFMSGFICNALNPKTMLFIVALFSQVISLETSIGVQLVYGVYIAIAHIIWFSLVACLFTTSAIQSRIQNAKRWLERLSGGVMFLFGVKLMSQ, translated from the coding sequence ATGTTCAATTTATCTATCGAGTTGTTTTCTGTCGTTGTGATTACGCTTTTAGCGGTGATCAGTCCGGGGCCGGATTTTGTGTTGATAACCAAGCTGGCTATCTCCAACGGAAGGCGGGCAGGAATTATTTGTTCCTTGGGTATCGGCGCGGGGATTTCTGTGCATTTGCTTTACACGCTGGTGGGGGTTGGAATGCTGCTTTCTGAACAAGTGTGGTTGTTAAATACGATGAAAATATTGGGAGCAGGCTACCTGTTATGGCTTGGCGGTAGTGCGTTGTGGCCAGATTTGAGAAAGATAATGAAATGGTGTCGATCGCATTTAGGCGAGCGAAACTCAGACGAACGAAGCTCGATAAACCCCGTCATTTCGAATGCCAGCCAGCCACTTGAACTGAAGACTCAAAAAGGCTTAAAAGCGTCGTTCATGTCGGGATTTATATGCAATGCACTTAATCCGAAGACGATGCTGTTTATTGTTGCTCTTTTTAGTCAAGTGATTAGTCTAGAGACAAGCATTGGCGTGCAACTAGTCTACGGTGTTTATATTGCGATCGCGCACATTATTTGGTTTTCACTCGTGGCGTGTTTGTTCACCACGAGTGCGATCCAGTCTCGAATTCAAAACGCTAAGCGTTGGCTAGAGCGATTGTCAGGCGGCGTTATGTTTTTGTTCGGGGTGAAATTGATGAGTCAGTAA